Proteins encoded within one genomic window of Setaria italica strain Yugu1 chromosome IV, Setaria_italica_v2.0, whole genome shotgun sequence:
- the LOC101754743 gene encoding pentatricopeptide repeat-containing protein At4g14820, giving the protein MAENVAGPVFRSRRIISVRFRRAAGVCSVGPASSELCVKAAEPWTPPCPMSATALRTGAAILRALSAASATRLHAHALKLSVVPSCLHCCSALLKSYAASGRIAAARQLFDEIPRPDIPLWNALVSAYARSGHPRHALAAASAMARDAGARPDGISVTSLLSACAQLRSSVHGRELHGYAVRNVVDLDLPVLSALVNMYGRCRRLKDARTVFTGMGVGMRTAVSWTSMINACSENGRPTEALEVFEEMRNSGVKVDEVTLLAVISACTKLDCMSSLGDWVEQCALENGFLQNTRIANALIHMHGKMGRVRRSCEIFDLMGLRTVVSWTAMIQALAMNGHGVAALVRFAQMLREGFQPDEVIFLSVLNACGHSSLVNEGCQLFKSMVEEYSITPWMEHYGSMVDMLCKAGALGEAFAFVLAMPVKPDHMIWRVLAGACRDHGNASLARKVMDHVIGMEPHHEGNYVLASNLYAADEDWRRVVDIRLDMGARKGTSRGAIAASYVEVNGD; this is encoded by the coding sequence ATGGCGGAGAATGTCGCTGGCCCAGTTTTTCGATCGCGTCGAATAATCTCAGTCCGTTTCCGTCGGGCAGCAGGTGTCTGTTCTGTGGGACCTGCTTCCTCCGAGCTCTGTGTTAAAGCCGCCGAGCCGTGGACGCCGCCATGCCCCATGAGCGCCACCGCCTTGCGCACCGGCGCGGCCATCCTTcgcgcgctctccgccgcctccgcgaccCGCCTCCACGCGCACGCCCTGAAGCTCAGCGTCGTCCCCTCCTGCCTCCACTGCTGCTCGGCCCTGCTCAAGTCCTACGCTGCCTCCGgccgcatcgccgccgcgcgccagcTGTTCGACGAAATCCCGCGCCCGGACATCCCGCTATGGAACGCCCTGGTATCCGCCTACGCGCGCTCCGGCCACCCCCGCCACGCCCTGGCCGCTGCGTCCGCCATGGCGCGCGACGCGGGGGCACGGCCAGACGGCATCTCGGTCACGAGCCTCCTGTCCGCGTGCGCGCAGCTGAGGAGCTCAGTGCACGGGAGGGAGCTCCACGGGTACGCTGTGAGGAACGTCGTCGATCTTGACCTCCCCGTGCTCAGTGCGTTGGTGAACATGTACGGCAGGTGCAGGCGGCTGAAGGATGCGAGGACGGTGTTCACCGGCATGGGGGTTGGCATGAGGACTGCTGTTTCTTGGACATCCATGATCAATGCTTGCTCCGAGAATGGGCGCCCAACTGAGGCACTGGAAGTGTTCGAGGAGATGAGGAATTCTGGTGTCAAGGTCGATGAGGTCACCCTGCTTGCTGTCATCTCGGCCTGCACTAAGCTGGACTGCATGTCGAGTTTGGGGGACTGGGTGGAACAGTGTGCGCTTGAGAATGGGTTCCTGCAGAACACCCGTATCGCCAATGCCCTCATACACATGCATGGGAAGATGGGGAGGGTGAGGAGATCATGTGAGATATTTGACCTGATGGGATTGAGGACAGTGGTTTCGTGGACGGCCATGATACAAGCACTTGCCATGAATGGGCATGGAGTGGCTGCCCTTGTTCGGTTTGCGCAGATGCTCAGAGAAGGGTTCCAGCCTGATGAGGTTATCTTCTTGAGTGTACTCAATGCCTGTGGTCACTCCAGCCTAGTGAACGAGGGGTGCCAACTGTTCAAGTCCATGGTGGAGGAGTACAGCATCACACCATGGATGGAGCACTATGGGAGCATGGTAGACATGCTGTGCAAAGCTGGAGCATTGGGCGAGGCATTTGCGTTCGTCCTGGCCATGCCTGTTAAGCCTGATCATATGATATGGCGTGTTTTGGCCGGTGCTTGTCGTGACCATGGGAATGCCAGCTTAGCAAGGAAGGTGATGGATCATGTGATCGGCATGGAGCCCCACCATGAGGGGAATTACGTACTGGCGTCAAACTTGTATGCTGCAGATGAGGATTGGAGACGTGTGGTAGATATTAGGTTGGACATGGGAGCAAGGAAAGGGACTTCAAGAGGTGCTATTGCGGCGTCTTATGTTGAAGTCAATGGTGACTAA
- the LOC101762978 gene encoding subtilisin-like protease SBT2.6, with translation MKRIKLACLLLVFVQQVVLGTHDVYIVTMEGDPVVSYRGGVEGFPATAVDLDEEMDVTSETVTSYSLHLRRHHDNLLDSLFVEGTYEKLYSYHHLINGFAVHMSSLQAEFLRKAPGVKHVERDMKIQKLTTHTPQFLGLPTGVWPTGGGFDRAGEDVVIGFVDSGIYPQHPSFSSHKTDPYGPVPRYKGKCEMDPVTHRSFCNGKIVGAQHFAKAAMAAGAFNPDIEFASPLDGDGHGSHTAAIAAGNNGIPVRMHGHEFGKASGMAPRARIAVYKVLYRLFGGYVADVVAAIDQAVQDGVDILNLSVGPNSPPTATRTTFLNPFDAALLSAVKAGVFVAQAAGNGGPFPKTLVSFSPWITTVAAGVDDRRYKNHLTLGNGKLLSGLGVSPATHGNKSFSLISAADALLGSSATKYSALDCQRPELLNKRKVQGKILLCGYSFNYISGTASIKKVSQTAKSLGATGFIVAVENSYPGTKFDPVPVSIPGILITDVSKTTDLIDYYNSSTTRDWAGRATVFKATAGIADGLAPTLYNSAPQVALFSSRGPDVKDFSFQDADVLKPDILAPGNLIWAAWAPNGTDESNYAGEGFAMVSGTSMAAPHIAGIAALIKQKNPKWSPSAIKSALMTTANTLDKGSHPLRAQQYTTSEMMTLSRATPFDCGSGAVNPKAALDPGLVLDATHEDYITFLCSIPDVNHSEVSNIAGASCNSSSKGQRPYDLNIPSITISQLRGTVTVKRTVTSVSEETETYTIMTRMPPEIALDVTPAALTVLPGASRDITVTLTARSVTGTYSFGEIRMKGDRGHLVRIPVVAMGFK, from the exons ATGAAGAGGATCAAGCTTGCATGTTTGCTTCTTGTCTTTGTGCAACAAGTGGTCCTTGGAACACATGATGTCTACATTGTGACCATGGAAGGGGATCCAGTTGTGAGCTACCGAGGTGGTGTTGAAGGGTTTCCAGCAACTGCTGTGGATTTGGATGAGGAGATGGATGTTACCAG TGAAACTGTCACATCGTATTCGCTCCACCTTCGAAGGCACCATGACAATCTCCTAGACTCACTTTTTGTAGAAGGGACTTACGAGAAGCTTTATAGTTACCATCATCTTATCAATGGCTTCGCAGTTCACATGTCATCTCTGCAG GCTGAGTTCTTGAGGAAAGCCCCAGGAGTTAAGCATGTTGAGAGGGACATGAAGATACAGAAACTGACTACACACACCCCTCAGTTTCTTGGATTGCCAACTGGGGTGTGGCCAACAGGAGGTGGATTTGATAGAGCTGGTGAAGATGTTGTGATTGGCTTTGTGGATTCTGGAATTTATCCGCAACATCCGAGCTTCTCTTCCCACAAAACTGATCCTTATGGACCTGTTCCTCGTTATAAAGGGAAATGTGAGATGGATCCAGTAACACATAGAAGCTTCTGTAATGGGAAGATAGTTGGGGCCCAGCATTTTGCGAAAGCTGCCATGGCTGCTGGAGCATTTAATCCTGATATTGAATTTGCATCTCCATTAGATGGTGATGGTCATGGAAG TCATACGGCTGCAATTGCTGCTGGAAACAATGGAATTCCGGTTCGAATGCATGGTCATGAATTTGGAAAGGCAAGCGGCATGGCTCCACGTGCTAG GATAGCTGTCTACAAGGTTCTTTACAGACTCTTTGGTGGTTATGTAGCTGATGTTGTGGCTGCTATCGATCAG GCTGTTCAGGATGGTGTTGACATTCTCAACCTTTCGGTTGGACCAAATAGCCCACCAACAGCTACGCGGACTACGTTTTTGAACCCTTTTGATGCAGCTCTTCTCTCTGCTGTGAAAGCTGGGGTTTTTGTTGCCCAAGCTGCTGGAAATGGAGGACCATTTCCAAAAACACTGGTCTCCTTCAGCCCATGGATAACCACCGTAGCTGCTGGAGTTGATGACCGTAGATACAAAAATCATTTAACACTCGGAAATGGGAAACTTCTTTCTGGACTTGGAGTATCAC CTGCAACACATGGGAACAAGTCATTCAGCCTGATTTCTGCGGCCGATGCTCTGCTGGGTTCATCTGCAACGAAGTATAGTGCATTAGACTGTCAGAGGCCAGAACTCTTGAATAAGAGGAAGGTGCAAGGAAAGATTCTTTTGTGCGGCTATTCGTTCAATTACATTTCTGGGACAGCTTCAATAAAGAAAGTGTCTCAGACTGCCAAGAGTCTTGGTGCGACTGGCTTTATTGTTGCTGTGGAGAATAGTTATCCTGGAACAAAATTTGATCCTGTGCCAGTCAGCATCCCTGGAATTCTCATCACAGATGTCAGCAAGACAACG GATCTTATAGACTACTACAACTCTTCTACCACAAGAGATTGGGCTGGAAGGGCTACAGTCTTTAAAGCAACAGCAGGTATTGCCGATGGTTTGGCACCAACATTATACAATTCAGCTCCCCAGGTTGCGCTGTTCTCTTCTCGAGGACCCGATGTAAAAGATTTTAGCTTTCAAGATGCTGATGTTCTTAAGCCAGATATACTTGCTCCTGGCAATCTTATATGGGCTGCATGGGCACCTAATGGAACAGATGAATCAAACTATGCTG GTGAAGGATTTGCCATGGTTTCCGGAACTAGCATGGCTGCACCGCACATTGCTGGTATTGCGGCACTGATAAAGCAGAAGAACCCGAAGTGGAGCCCCTCAGCAATAAAATCTGCCTTGATGACTACGGCTAATACACTGGACAAAGGGAGCCATCCTCTTAGAGCGCAGCAATACACAACATCAGAAATGATGACACTTTCACGGGCCACACCATTTGATTGTGGCAGTGGTGCGGTTAACCCAAAAGCTGCCCTTGATCCTGGCCTTGTTCTAGATGCAA CCCATGAAGACTACATCACATTTTTGTGCTCGATCCCAGACGTCAATCATAGTGAAGTGTCAAACATAGCTGGTGCATCCTGCAACTCCAGCTCCAAGGGACAGCGTCCTTATGATCTCAACATCCCCTCAATCACCATCTCTCAACTTCGAGGCACGGTGACAGTGAAGCGGACTGTCACGAGCGTGTCTGAAGAGACCGAGACCTACACCATCATGACAAGAATGCCGCCAGAAATAGCGCTGGATGTGACACCTGCAGCCCTCACAGTGCTCCCTGGAGCATCTAGGGATATAACGGTAACCCTGACAGCTAGGTCCGTGACTGGCACCTACAGTTTCGGCGAGATCAGGATGAAAGGCGACAGAGGTCACCTCGTCAGAATCCCAGTGGTAGCTATGGGATTCAAATAG
- the LOC101762573 gene encoding uncharacterized protein LOC101762573 encodes MGCAFSSASSSGSLRPCPAGVRVIHTNGYVEDFLGPGVVTVAHVTGCYYADKDDHPASSPRYVLCSSAHLLQPGRGPFRPDDTLQPGTVYFLLPQSVFQSESSAVDLACLMNRLTALARKGCATAAPAPNPVEALFAGATVAATPQQQPLAAGVKEPAAPGRPAPWRPRLDRIDESIGRASMRSASSRSACSDA; translated from the coding sequence ATGGGCTGCGCCTtctcgtcggcgtcgtcgtcggggtcGCTGCGGCCCTGCCCCGCGGGGGTCCGCGTCATCCACACCAACGGCTACGTCGAGGACTTCCTCGGCCCCGGCGTCGTCACCGTCGCGCACGTCACCGGCTGCTACTACGCCGACAAGGACGATCaccccgcctcctcgccgcgctaCGTGCTGTGCTCGTCGGCGCACCTGCTGCAGCCGGGGCGCGGTCCGTTCCGCCCCGACGACACGCTCCAGCCCGGCACTGTCTACTTCCTCCTCCCACAGTCGGTGTTCCAGTCCGAGTCCTCCGCCGTCGACCTCGCCTGCCTCATGAACCGCCTCACCGCGCTCGCGCGCAAGggctgcgccaccgccgcccccgcgcccaACCCCGTCGAGGCGCTCttcgccggcgccaccgtcgcGGCAaccccgcagcagcagccgctggCGGCGGGGGTCAAGgagcccgccgcgccggggcggccggcgccgtGGAGGCCCCGCCTCGACCGGATCGACGAGTCCATCGGCCGCGCTTCCATGCGCAGCGCGTCCAGCCGCAGCGCCTGCAGCGACGCCTGA